One window from the genome of Lentibacillus daqui encodes:
- the fabD gene encoding ACP S-malonyltransferase, with protein MKRVAFMFPGQGSQTVGMGKVFYDQYPEIQALYEDADKALGFSLSDLMFNGPEETLTLTENAQPALLLSSIAIHTLLIKEEIQPVMTVGHSLGEYSALVAAGALSLEDALPLVNTRGRLMEEAYPAGKGAMAAVLGMKQEDIETVLQELSDDEIVDIANLNCPGQIVISGTKAGIDEAAAKLKESGAKRVLPLNVSGPFHSRLMKSANEQFARKLDEVKITEASVPVYANVTAAPVTDNDEIKELLLKQLYSPVRFEESIRHMLNEGIDAFVEVGNGKVLSGLVRKISRRTKTFAVQDQESLDAFISWYKEES; from the coding sequence ATGAAACGTGTAGCATTTATGTTTCCAGGTCAAGGTTCACAAACTGTCGGAATGGGCAAAGTGTTTTACGATCAGTATCCGGAAATACAAGCATTATATGAAGATGCGGATAAGGCATTGGGTTTCTCATTGTCAGATCTTATGTTTAATGGACCAGAAGAAACCCTGACCTTGACCGAAAATGCGCAACCAGCACTGTTACTATCAAGTATTGCAATCCATACGTTGCTAATCAAAGAAGAAATTCAACCAGTAATGACGGTGGGGCATAGCCTTGGTGAATACAGTGCGCTGGTTGCAGCCGGTGCTTTATCACTGGAAGATGCACTGCCATTAGTGAATACTCGCGGTCGATTAATGGAAGAAGCATATCCGGCCGGAAAAGGTGCGATGGCTGCCGTATTGGGAATGAAGCAAGAAGATATTGAGACGGTTTTACAAGAATTATCCGATGACGAAATAGTTGATATCGCCAATTTGAATTGTCCGGGACAAATTGTAATTTCCGGTACAAAAGCAGGAATTGACGAGGCGGCGGCGAAATTAAAAGAGAGTGGCGCAAAACGTGTCCTGCCACTAAATGTGAGTGGACCATTTCATTCCCGGCTGATGAAATCCGCCAATGAACAATTTGCCAGGAAGTTGGACGAGGTCAAGATCACGGAAGCAAGCGTTCCTGTTTATGCTAATGTAACAGCTGCACCCGTGACAGATAACGATGAGATTAAAGAACTTTTACTGAAACAGCTTTATTCACCTGTCCGTTTTGAGGAATCCATCCGGCATATGCTAAATGAAGGCATCGATGCATTTGTAGAAGTGGGGAATGGGAAAGTATTAAGCGGGCTGGTTAGAAAAATTAGCCGGAGAACAAAAACGTTTGCCGTTCAGGACCAGGAGTCATTGGATGCGTTTATTTCCTGGTATAAGGAGGAATCCTGA
- the plsX gene encoding phosphate acyltransferase PlsX produces the protein MKIAIDAMGGDHAPKEIVLGAMDAIKEIDNLEITLIGDQEKINPILTNDRINVIHTTEVITGEDEPVRAVRRKKNSSLVLMAKEVKEQRADACISAGNTGALMSAGLFVVGRIPGIDRPALSPTLPTIDGKGFLLLDVGANVDAKAHHLVQYAIMGSIYTEKVRSINHPTVGLLNVGTEDGKGNDLTKKAFIQLKEAPVNFIGNVEARDILNGVADVVVTDGFSGNIALKTVEGTALSMFSMIKQTFMSSFKTKLAAAMVKQDLKGLKTKLDYSEYGGAGLFGLAAPVIKAHGSSNRRAIFNAIKQASHMIDNHVTDTIKQTIVSANEEGGN, from the coding sequence ATGAAAATAGCAATTGACGCGATGGGAGGTGACCATGCACCAAAAGAAATTGTACTTGGTGCAATGGATGCCATCAAGGAAATCGACAACTTAGAGATTACATTAATTGGGGATCAGGAAAAAATCAATCCCATATTAACTAATGACCGCATTAACGTGATTCATACTACCGAGGTTATTACAGGTGAAGATGAGCCAGTCCGGGCCGTTCGCCGGAAAAAGAATTCCTCGCTCGTATTGATGGCCAAAGAGGTGAAGGAACAACGTGCGGATGCCTGTATTTCAGCGGGGAATACCGGGGCATTAATGAGTGCCGGCTTGTTTGTTGTTGGCCGTATTCCCGGCATTGACCGCCCGGCATTAAGTCCGACACTGCCAACCATTGACGGAAAAGGATTTTTACTATTGGATGTAGGCGCAAATGTTGATGCAAAAGCACACCATTTAGTACAATATGCCATTATGGGATCGATTTATACTGAAAAAGTCCGTTCGATTAATCATCCAACAGTTGGACTTTTGAATGTTGGAACGGAAGATGGTAAAGGAAACGATCTTACAAAAAAAGCATTTATTCAGTTAAAAGAGGCTCCGGTTAATTTTATCGGCAATGTGGAAGCCAGGGATATTTTAAACGGTGTTGCCGATGTAGTCGTAACCGATGGCTTCAGTGGGAATATTGCATTAAAAACAGTGGAAGGTACCGCACTTTCCATGTTTTCGATGATTAAACAAACATTTATGTCCTCATTTAAAACAAAACTTGCGGCAGCAATGGTCAAACAGGATTTGAAAGGACTTAAAACGAAACTCGATTATTCGGAATATGGCGGTGCTGGTTTGTTTGGCTTGGCCGCCCCGGTGATTAAAGCACATGGCTCCTCAAATCGCAGGGCTATATTTAATGCAATTAAACAAGCGAGCCATATGATTGATAACCATGTAACAGATACAATTAAGCAAACAATCGTTTCTGCCAACGAAGAAGGAGGAAATTAA
- the fapR gene encoding transcription factor FapR: MKRTKTERQRLLKETIEHTPFITDEELSQIFSVSIQTIRLDRMELAIPEVRKRIRSVAANQWNETVKALPLDEVIGEIIDLELDKRAISILKIKREHVFSRNKIARGHHLFAQANSLAVAVINDDLALTAKSELKFTRQVTEGERVVAKAFVEEVKDNGQTTVLVNSFVDQEIVFTGSFHMYRSNG, from the coding sequence ATGAAACGTACGAAAACAGAACGACAACGTTTATTGAAAGAAACAATTGAACATACACCGTTTATCACTGACGAGGAATTATCGCAAATATTTTCCGTCAGCATTCAAACCATTCGTCTGGATCGCATGGAACTTGCTATTCCGGAGGTGCGCAAACGAATCCGCTCGGTTGCGGCTAATCAGTGGAATGAAACGGTGAAGGCACTGCCGCTGGATGAAGTAATCGGAGAAATTATTGATTTAGAATTGGATAAGCGCGCCATTTCGATTTTAAAAATTAAACGCGAACATGTTTTTTCCCGAAATAAAATTGCTCGTGGACATCATTTGTTTGCCCAGGCCAATTCACTTGCAGTAGCAGTTATCAATGATGACCTGGCATTAACCGCCAAGTCTGAATTGAAATTTACTCGACAGGTAACGGAAGGGGAACGTGTTGTTGCCAAAGCATTTGTTGAAGAGGTAAAGGATAATGGTCAAACGACAGTACTTGTTAATAGTTTTGTTGACCAGGAAATCGTGTTTACCGGATCATTTCATATGTACCGATCAAATGGATAA
- the recG gene encoding ATP-dependent DNA helicase RecG, translating into MLKQTIDTIKGVGEKLAEDLAVLNIKTVEDLLFYFPYRYDVFEIKPLQELIHDDKVTIEGKVIHPPSLTFYGKRKSRLAFTLEVEGVAVKAVMFNRAFAKKQIQPNDIMTLTGKWDAHRLQITVSQYKKGHVDQQATIQPFYSLKGDITNIRLKKVIKQALDDYGDHVEEILPTSYLDAYKLPDRASALRTMHYPENRVKLKHARRRFTYEEFLLFQLKMQLLRKMKREATQGNAQNYDTKELAAFIHQFPFSLTKAQQRSLNQILTDMKSPYRMNRLLQGDVGSGKTAVAAICLYGSITAGKQGALMVPTEILAEQHYASLCELFGEKANIALLTGSVKGKKRNEILAAIEAADIDIIVGTHALIQDDVFFADLGLAIVDEQHRFGVEQRRTLRDKGLHPDVLFMTATPIPRTLAITSFGDMDVSVIDEMPSGRKEIATYWAKENTLERILQFIQHRISYGEQAYVICPLIEESDKLDIQDAVDLYEQLRAFYPPSIKVGLMHGRLHPDEKEAVMKQFAENVIQVLVSTTVVEVGVNVPNATIMVIYDAERFGLSQLHQLRGRVGRGDKQSYCILIAEPKGEIGKERMRIMTETNNGFELSEQDLKLRGPGDFFGKKQSGVPEFKVADMIHDYRALETARNDAQEIIEANLLERDTFSRLKAMLMQDDVFSKKLD; encoded by the coding sequence TTGTTAAAACAAACCATAGATACAATTAAAGGTGTGGGCGAAAAACTTGCCGAAGATTTGGCCGTACTAAACATTAAGACGGTAGAAGATTTATTGTTTTATTTTCCCTATCGATACGATGTGTTTGAAATCAAACCACTTCAGGAATTAATCCATGATGATAAGGTAACCATTGAGGGGAAGGTGATTCATCCACCTTCCCTCACTTTTTATGGAAAACGGAAATCCCGGCTTGCTTTTACCTTGGAAGTGGAAGGGGTGGCGGTCAAGGCGGTCATGTTTAATCGGGCTTTTGCCAAAAAACAAATTCAACCAAATGATATCATGACGCTTACTGGAAAATGGGATGCGCATCGCTTGCAAATTACTGTCAGTCAATATAAGAAAGGCCATGTAGACCAGCAAGCCACCATCCAGCCATTTTATTCATTAAAAGGCGACATAACAAATATACGGTTAAAAAAGGTAATTAAACAGGCGCTTGATGATTATGGTGACCATGTGGAGGAAATTTTACCAACGAGCTATTTGGATGCTTATAAACTGCCGGATCGTGCAAGTGCATTACGCACCATGCATTATCCGGAAAATCGTGTCAAACTTAAACATGCACGTCGCCGTTTTACATATGAAGAATTTCTGTTGTTTCAATTAAAAATGCAGTTATTACGGAAAATGAAGCGGGAGGCAACTCAGGGAAATGCCCAAAATTATGATACGAAAGAATTGGCAGCATTCATTCATCAATTCCCGTTTTCCCTTACCAAGGCACAACAACGATCACTTAACCAGATTTTGACGGATATGAAATCACCATACCGTATGAACCGGTTACTGCAAGGTGACGTTGGTTCCGGAAAAACAGCTGTTGCCGCCATTTGTCTGTATGGATCAATAACTGCTGGCAAACAAGGGGCATTAATGGTGCCGACCGAAATTTTGGCGGAACAGCATTATGCATCCCTGTGTGAATTGTTCGGGGAAAAAGCAAATATTGCACTATTAACCGGTTCCGTAAAAGGAAAAAAACGCAACGAGATTCTTGCGGCAATTGAAGCAGCTGATATTGATATTATTGTTGGAACCCATGCCCTAATCCAGGATGATGTGTTCTTTGCCGATTTGGGACTAGCTATCGTTGATGAGCAGCATCGGTTTGGTGTGGAACAACGGCGGACATTACGGGACAAAGGTCTTCATCCCGATGTGTTATTCATGACGGCGACACCGATACCGCGAACACTTGCTATTACCTCGTTTGGTGATATGGATGTCTCGGTGATTGACGAAATGCCTTCAGGGAGAAAAGAAATTGCAACCTACTGGGCAAAGGAAAATACCTTGGAGCGAATCCTGCAATTTATTCAACATCGGATTTCTTATGGGGAACAGGCCTATGTGATTTGTCCATTGATTGAGGAATCGGATAAATTGGATATTCAGGATGCTGTCGATTTATATGAACAACTACGCGCATTTTATCCACCGTCTATCAAGGTCGGTTTGATGCATGGCCGGCTTCATCCGGATGAGAAAGAGGCGGTAATGAAGCAGTTCGCCGAAAACGTGATTCAAGTATTGGTATCGACAACTGTAGTGGAAGTTGGCGTCAATGTTCCCAATGCCACCATCATGGTTATTTATGATGCGGAACGATTTGGCTTGTCCCAACTACATCAATTACGGGGGCGGGTTGGCCGGGGGGATAAGCAAAGCTATTGTATTTTGATTGCCGAGCCTAAAGGAGAAATTGGCAAGGAACGAATGCGGATTATGACTGAGACCAATAATGGCTTTGAACTGTCGGAACAAGATTTAAAGCTTCGTGGTCCAGGTGATTTCTTTGGCAAAAAACAAAGCGGCGTTCCCGAATTTAAGGTTGCTGATATGATCCATGATTACCGTGCATTGGAAACAGCCAGAAATGATGCCCAGGAGATTATTGAAGCCAATTTGTTGGAACGCGATACCTTTTCTCGTTTGAAAGCAATGCTTATGCAAGATGATGTTTTCTCAAAAAAGCTTGATTAA